Proteins from a genomic interval of Medicago truncatula cultivar Jemalong A17 chromosome 3, MtrunA17r5.0-ANR, whole genome shotgun sequence:
- the LOC11425259 gene encoding protein CHROMATIN REMODELING 5, translating into MQFYVESWKIKARVGQNADRTRSEKEFYMNMEAQYESDAEPDDASGKQNEAAAVDRLSTRESNVETTSRNPSASERWGSSYLKDCQPMSPQNGSESGDDSKSGSDYRNEDEFEDNSSEGRGEKLGSEDEDGQKDSGKGQRGDSDVPAEEMLSDDSYGQDGEEQGESVHSRGFRPSTGSNSCLQPTSTNVNRRVHRKSRILDDAEDDDDDADYEEDEPDEDDPDDADFEPATSGRGANKYKDWEGEDSDEVDDSDEDIDVSDNDDLYFDKKAKGRQRGKFGPSVRSTRDCKAFTASSRQRRVKSSFEDEDENSTAEDSDSESDEDFKSLKKRGVRVRKNNGRSSAATSFSRPSNEVRSSSRTIRKVSYVESDESEGADEGTKKSQKEEIEVDDGDSVEKVLWHQPKGMAAEAQRNNQSMEPVLMSHLFDSEPDWNNMEFLIKWKGQSHLHCQWKSFVDLQNLSGFKKVLNYTKRVTEEIRNRMGISREEIEVNDVSKEMDIDIIKQNSQVERIIADRISNDNSGNVFPEYLVKWQGLSYAEVTWEKDIDIAFAQHTIDEYKTREAAMSVQGKMVDFQRRQSKGSLRKLDEQPEWLKGGKLRDYQLEGLNFLVNSWKNDTNVVLADEMGLGKTVQSVSMLGFLQNAQQIHGPFLVVVPLSTLSNWAKEFRKWLPDLNVIVYVGTRSSREVCQQYEFCNEKKAGKQIKFNALLTTYEVVLKDKAVLSKIKWNYLMVDEAHRLKNSEAQLYTALSEFNTKNKLLITGTPLQNSVEELWALLHFLDSDKFKSKDEFAQNYKNLSSFNENELSNLHMELRPHMLRRVIKDVEKSLPPKIERILRVDMSPLQKQYYKWILERNFRDLNKGVRGNQVSLLNIVVELKKCCNHPFLFESADHGYGGDSESSDSSKLEKIVFSSGKLVILDKLLVRLHETKHRILIFSQMVRMLDILAQYMSLRGFQFQRLDGSTKSELRQQAMDHFNAPGSDDFCFLLSTRAGGLGINLATADTVIIFDSDWNPQNDLQAMSRAHRIGQREVVNIYRFVTSKSVEEDILERAKKKMVLDHLVIQKLNAEGKLEKKEAKKGGSFFDKNELSAILRFGAEELFKEERNDEESKKRLLSMDIDEILERAEKVEEKENGGEQAHELLSAFKVANFCNDEDDGSFWSRWIKADSVAQAENALAPRAARNIKSYAEADQSERSKKRKKKENEPTERIPKRRKADYSAHVISMIDGASAQVRSWSYGNLSKRDALRFSRSVMKFGNESQINLIVAEVGGAIEAAPLKAQVELFNALIDGCREAVEVGSLDLKGPLLDFYGVPMKANELLIRVQELQLLAKRISRYEDPIAQFRVLTYLKPSNWSKGCGWNQIDDARLLLGVHYHGYGNWEVIRLDERLGLTKKIAPVELQHHETFLPRAPNLRDRANALLEQELAVLGVKNASSKVGRKTSKKEREEREHLVDISLSRGQEKKKNIGSSKVNVQMRKDRLQKPLNVEPIVKEEGEMSDDDDVYEQFKEGKWKEWCQDLMVEEMKTLKRLHRLQTTSASLPKEKVLSKIRNYLQLLGRRIDQIVSEQEDEPHKQDRMTTRLWKYVSTFSHLSGERLHQIYSKLKLEQNAVGVGSSLPNGSVSGPFSRNGNPNSSFPRPMERQTRFQNVTAHPMREQTYDTGMSEAWKRRRRAENDGCFQGQPPPQRITSNGIRPLDPNSLGILGAGPSQCFSGEKLLKTQPAGSPSRQEFSLGVE; encoded by the exons ATGCAGTTTTACGTGGAGTCTTGGAAGATAAAGGCCAGGGTGGGACAGAATGCTGATAGAACTCGTAGTGAAAAAGAATTTTATATGAACATGGAGGCACAATATGAGAGTGACGCTGAACCAGATGATGCCAGTGGGAAGCAAAATGAGGCAGCTGCTGTTGACCGGCTCAGTACAAGAGAATCAAATGTAGAGACGACGAGTAGGAACCCATCTGCTAGTGAAAGGTGGGGTTCTTCATATTTGAAAGACTGCCAGCCTATGAGCCCTCAAAATGGTTCTGAATCTGGGGATGACTCAAAAAGTGGATCAGACTATAGAAATGAAGATGAATTTGAAGATAATTCATCGGAAGGAAGAGGGGAAAAATTAGGCtcagaagatgaagatggacaAAAGGATTCAGGAAAAGGTCAAAGGGGAGATTCTGATGTTCCTGCTGAAGAGATGTTGTCTGATGATTCTTATGGGCAGGATGGGGAAGAGCAGGGTGAATCAGTGCATTCTAGGGGTTTTCGTCCATCCACAGGATCAAACTCATGCCTTCAACCGACGTCTACTAATGTCAACAGGCGTGTGCATAGGAAATCTAGGATTTTAGATGATGCTGAAGATGACGATGATGATGCTgattatgaagaagatgaaccaGATG AAGATGATCCTGATGATGCAGACTTTGAGCCTGCAACAAGCGGTCGTGGTGCAAACAAG TATAAAGATTGGGAAGGGGAAGACTCGGATGAAGTTGATGATAGTGATGAGGACATAGATGTTTCGGATAATGACGATTTATACTTTGATAAGAAGGCTAAGGGAAGACAACGAGGTAAATTTGGACCAAGTGTAAGATCAACCAGAGATTGTAAAGCATTTACTGCTTCCAGTCGACAAAGAAGAGTTAAATCATcttttgaagatgaagatgagaacTCTACAGCAGAGGATTCTGACAGTGAGAGTGATGAAGATTTCAAAAGCTTGAAGAAGAGAGGTGTGCGTGTACGCAAGAATAATGGCCGATCATCAGCAGCCACAAGTTTTTCTAGGCCTAGTAATGAGGTCCGGTCTTCTAGTAGGACTATTAGGAAAGTATCATATGTTGAAAGTGATGAAAGTGAAGGAGCTGATGAAGGGACGAAGAAATCTCAAAAG GAAGAAATTGAAGTGGACGATGGGGACTCCGTAGAAAAGGTGCTTTGGCATCAACCGAAGGGCATGGCTGCAGAGGCTCAAAGGAATAATCAATCCATGGAGCCTGTTTTAATGAGTCACTTATTTGATTCTGAACCTGATTGGAACAATATGGAATTCTTGATAAAATGGAAAGGCCAGTCACATTTGCACTGTCAGTGGAAGTCTTTTGTTGATCTGCAAAAT CTCAGtggttttaaaaaagttttgaattATACCAAGAGAGTAACAGAGGAAATCAGAAACAGGATGGGAATATCGAGAGAAGAG ATTGAGGTCAACGATGTGAGTAAAGAAATGGACATAGATATTATCAAGCAAAACAGTCAG GTGGAAAGAATAATTGCAGATAGGATTAGCAACGACAATTCTGGCAATGTGTTTCCAGAATATTTGGTCAAGTGGCAAGGACTATCTTATGCTGAAGTGACCTG GGAGAAGGACATTGATATTGCTTTTGCTCAACACACTATTGATGAATATAAG ACTCGTGAGGCTGCAATGTCAGTTCAAGGGAAGATGGTAGATTTTCAGCGTAGGCAGAGCAAAG GAAGTTTGCGGAAACTTGATGAACAACCTGAATGGTTGAAGGGTGGGAAGCTTCGTGACTATCAACTTGAGGGTCTAAATTTTCTTGTTAACAG TTGGAAAAATGATACAAATGTTGTTTTAGCTGATGAAATGGGTCTTGGTAAAACTGTTCAATCAGTATCTATGCTTGGTTTTCTACAG AATGCCCAGCAAATCCATGGTCCTTTTCTTGTAGTTGTCCCATTGTCTACCTTATCAAACTGGGCCAAGGAATTCAGGAAGTGGCTTCCTGATCTGAATGTTATTGTTTATGTTGGTACTCGTTCTAGTAGAGAG GTTTGCCAACAATATGAATTTTGTAATGAGAAAAAGGCGGGGAAGCAAATTAAATTCAATGCACTGTTGACTACATATGAAGTAGTTCTGAAGGATAAGGCTGTTCTCTCGAAGATCAAATGGAACTATCTGATGGTAGATGAGGCTCATAGACTTAAAAACAGCGAGGCACAGTTGTATACCGCACTTTCA GAATTCAACACAAAGAACAAGTTGCTGATCACTGGCACTCCGCTGCAAAATAGTGTTGAAGAGCTATG GGCTTTGCTACACTTCCTTGATTCTGATAAGTTCAAGAGCAAAGATGAATTTGCTCAAAACTATAAGAATCTAAGTTCTTTTAACGAGAATGAG ctttctaatctTCACATGGAACTGAGGCCTCACATGCTTCGAAGAGTTATCAAAGATGTGGAAAAATCATTACCCCCCAAAATTGAGCGTATTCTTAGGGTGGATATGTCTCCTCTGCAGAAGCA GTATTATAAGTGGATTTTGGAACGCAACTTCCGTGATTTGAACAAAGGAGTTCGAGGGAATCAG GTTTCTCTTCTAAATATTGTAGTAGAATTGAAGAAGTGCTGTAATCATCCCTTCTTGTTTGAAAGTGCTGACCACGGTTATGGTGGGGACTCTGAAAGTAGCGACAGCAGTAAACTTGAGAAAATTGTCTTTAGCAGTGGCAAGCTTGTCATACTCGATAAGCTACTTGTCAGATTGCATGAAACAAAGCATCGTATTCTGATTTTCTCTCAG ATGGTTAGGATGTTAGATATACTGGCACAGTATATGTCACTTCGAGGATTTCAATTTCAGAGGCTTGATGGAAGTACAAAGTCTGAGCTGCGACAACAGGCAATGGATCATTTCAATGCACCAGGTAGTGATGATTTTTGCTTCCTTCTTTCAACGCGAGCAGGTGGTTTGGGTATCAACCTTGCCACAGCAGACACTGTTATAATATTTGACTCAGATTGGAATCCTCAAAATGATCTACAG GCAATGAGTCGAGCTCATCGAATTGGGCAACGGGAAGTTGTTAACATATATAGATTTGTGACAAGCAAAAGTGTTGAGGAAGATATTTTAGAACGTGCTAAGAAGAAGATG GTTCTCGACCACTTGGTCATTCAAAAACTAAATGCAGAGGGTAAACTGGAGAAGAAAGAAGCCAAAAAAGGAGGAAGCTTTTTTGACAAA AATGAGCTCTCAGCAATCTTAAGATTTGGAGCAGAGGAGCTTTTTAAGGAAGAAAGGAATGATGAAGAGAGCAAGAAGCGACTCTTAAGTATGGACATAGATGAGATTCTCGAAAGAGCAGAGAAggttgaagaaaaggaaaatgggGGTGAGCAGGCACATGAGTTATTAAGTGCCTTTAAG GTTGCAAATTTTTgtaatgatgaagatgatggtaGTTTCTGGAGCCGGTGGATAAAGGCTGATTCTGTCGCTCAAGCAGAG AATGCTCTTGCTCCACGTGCTGCAAGAAATATCAAAAGCTATGCAGAGGCTGATCAATCTGAAAGaagtaagaaaagaaaaaagaaggaaaatgaaCCAACAGAGCGGATTCCGAAACGAAGGAAAGCAGATTATTCAGCTCATGTGATATCAATGATTGATGGAGCATCTGCCCAAGTGAGAAGCTGGTCATATGGGAATTTGTCTAAGCGAGACGCACTCCGGTTTTCTCGTTCC GTTATGAAATTTGGGAATGAGAGCCAAATCAATTTGATTGTTGCTGAAGTTGGTGGTGCAATAGAAGCAGCTCCGCTCAAAGCACAAGTGGAACTCTTCAATGCCTTGATTGATGGTTGTAGAGAAGCAGTGGAAGTTGGAAGTCTGGATCTGAAG GGGCCTTTGCTGGATTTCTATGGTGTCCCAATGAAGGCAAATGAGTTACTTATCCGTGTTCAAGAGCTTCAACTGCTAGCAAAGCGCATTAGTCGGTATGAAGATCCTATTGCACAATTCCGTGTTTTAACATATCTCAAACCTTCAAACTGGTCAAAAGGTTGTGGATGGAATCAAA TTGATGATGCAAGATTGCTTCTTGGAGTACATTACCATGGATATGGTAATTGGGAAGTGATAAGGTTGGATGAAAGGCTTGGTCTTACGAAAAAAATTGCACCAGTGGAACTTCAGCATCATGAAACTTTCTTGCCACGAGCTCCAAATTTGAGAGACCGGGCTAATGCCCTGTTGGAACAA GAACTTGCTGTTCTTGGTGTGAAAAATGCCTCTAGCAAAGTTGGAAGGAAGACTTccaagaaagagagagaagagagagagcaTCTTGTAGACATCTCTTTGTCGCGTGggcaagagaaaaagaaaaacattggTTCTTCTAAAGTTAATGTCCAAATGAGAAAGGATAGACTTCAGAAACCTCTAAATGTTGAACCTATTGTAAAAGAGGAGGGTGAAAtgtctgatgatgatgatgtataTGAGCAGTTCAAGGAGGGGAAATGGAAGGAATGGTGTCAAGATCTGATGGTTGAAGAAATGAAGACTTTGAAACGTCTTCACAGGTTGCAAACAACCAGTGCAAGTCTTCCGAAGGAAAAG GTGCTTTCAAAAATCCGGAACTACTTGCAGCTTCTTGGGCGAAGGATAGATCAAATTGTCTCAGAACAGGAAGACGAACCCCATAAGCAAGATA GAATGACTACGAGATTGTGGAAGTATGTTTCTACCTTTTCCCATCTTTCAGGGGAGAGGCttcaccaaatttattcaaaacttaAACTGGAGCAAAATGCGGTAGGGGTTGGCTCCTCTCTTCCCAATGGGTCAGTATCTGGTCCATTTAGCAGAAATGGAAACCCTAATAGTTCATTCCCTCGCCCTATGGAGAGGCAAACGAGATTTCAAAATGTGACAGCCCACCCAATGCGCGAACAAACTTATGATACAGGCATGTCTGAGGCATGGAAACGAAGAAGAAGAGCCGAAAACGATGGTTGTTTCCAGGGTCAACCACCACCTCAAAGAATCACGAGTAATGGAATTCGACCGCTGGATCCTAACTCATTGGGAATCCTTGGGGCAGGACCATCTCAATGCTTCTCTGGTGAGAAACTGCTTAAGACTCAACCTGCTGGGTCTCCTTCAAGACAAGAATTCTCTCTAGGAGTTGAGTAG